From the Colletotrichum lupini chromosome 10, complete sequence genome, one window contains:
- a CDS encoding chorismate mutase, translating into MRYPPQPVVQTPSAHQHHSQGLVYQYSTGFQSIDDEMDSLIDLSDPSKALDLSRIRYQLIRLEDTITFHLIERAQFARNKTIYVPGALNIPNSELSFMDWYLCEQEKLQSIIRRYDSPDEYPFFPSAVQKQILKPLHYPRILHPNDVNVNNQIKDFYVDKFLPALCPDFCREDRGESQENYGSSATCDIACLQALSRRIHFGKFVAESKFQSDPEKYTKLIKAEDREGIAEAITNAAVEKKVLERLRLKVLTYGTDPSIGAGPENQAKIDADAVVAMYKDFVIPLTKDVEVEYLMQRLEPVE; encoded by the exons ATGCGTTACCCGCCCCAACCCGTCGTCCAAACTCCTTCTGCGCACCAGCATCACTCCCAGGGACTGGTCTACCAATATTCAACCGGCTTTCAATCAATTGACGACGAAATGGACTCTCTCATTGACCTATCGGACCCCTCCAAGGCGTTGGATTTGTCCCGCATTCGCTACCAGTTGAT TCGTCTCGAGGATACCATCACTTTTCACCTTATCGAGCGTGCCCAGTTTGCCCGTAATAAAACGATTTATGTCCCCGGAGCGCTCAACATACCAAACAGCGAACTGAGCTTCATGGACTGGTACCTCTGCGAACAGGAAAAGCTGCAGTCCATCATCCGCCGCTACGACTCTCCCGACGAGTACCCCTTCTTCCCCTCAGCCGTCCAGAAGCAGATCCTCAAGCCCCTGCACTACCCGCGCATCCTGCACCCCAACGACGTCAACGTCAACAACCAGATCAAGGACTTTTACGTGGACAAGTTCCTCCCCGCACTCTGCCCCGATTTCTGCCGCGAGGACCGCGGCGAGTCCCAGGAGAACTACGGCTCCTCGGCTACCTGCGATATTGCCTGCCTCCAGGCCCTCTCCCGTAGGATACACTTTGGCAAGTTTGTCGCCGAGTCCAAGTTCCAGTCCGATCCGGAAAAGTACACAAAGCTCATCAAGGCCGAGGACCGCGAGGGCATCGCCGAGGCCATCACCAACGCCGCCGTGGAGAAGAAGGTCCTCGAGCGCCTTAGGCTCAAGGTGTTGACCTACGGAACCGACCCTTCCATTGGAGCGGGCCCGGAGAACCAGGCCAAGATTGACGCCGATGCCGTGGTGGCCATGTACAAAGACTTTGTGATACCCCTGACCAAGGACGTC
- a CDS encoding mitochondrial division protein 1 has protein sequence MAASDHDQYGFHDDAAAGDDQSVLSTRGIEAFGRKVTTTASHLMGPLSEQGNSNHHHYHGALAEVHKQLRRPTIQRSMFSMAKTTPTDMVRSKLSTTEIQHRALTYLPDELLANIPESDNSYSLFQGFKASFPDLTEEGRKHRRRVSRGRKLLEDTENTAGTPQALHNLKKDKASMMHELEMLGVRKNMASSEIRDIDNKIANLHGMRRIILDRLANLEQEETLLEHDLMDVETRLEDAQELVDEAESIAINTPTKTEEDLAGEDDSGFMSQSVYEKLPTTAGTPASKAKKRVVRRKSMPILHEHFEAGTAIREIRAHQDTITALDFDAPFGTMVTSAMDDSIRVWDLNAGRCIGLLDGHTASVRTLQVDDNFLATGGMDATIRLWDLSKAHYDPHGSQYGRDEDEDGIAFENPDDGPVEPPEGSMRDCHLYTLQSHVDEITALHFRNDTLVSGSADKTLRQWDLEKGRCVQTLDVMWAAAQASASLGSESSWRQTNRAPAQQADFIGALQIFETALACGTADGMVRLWDLRSGQVHRSLVGHTGPVTCLQFDDVHLVTGSMDRSIRIWDLRTGSIYDAYAYDNAITSMMFDERRIVSAAGEDVVKVYDKVEGRQWDCGAGISDAEEGKTPAVVERVRVKDGYLVEGRQDGIVGVWTC, from the exons ATGGCCGCCTCGGATCACGACCAGTACGGCTTCCACGACGATGCGGCCGCCGGAGACGACCAATCCGTCTTGTCT ACTCGCGGTATAGAAGCATTCGGGCGCAAGGTCACGACAACAGCAAGCCATTTGATGGGTCCTCTGTCCGAGCAAGGGAACAGTAATCATCACCACTACCATGGCGCCCTGGCCGAGGTTCACAAGCAGCTCCGGCGGCCAACTATCCAACGAAGCATGTTTTCCATGGCAAAAACCACGCCGACAGACATGGTCCGGTCCAAGCTGTCCACGACGGAGATCCAGCATCGCGCCCTGACGTATTTACCCGACGAACTGCTAGCGAACATTCCCGAGAGCGACAATTCCTACTCCCTCTTCCAGGGTTTCAAAGCGAGCTTCCCGGACCTGACCGAAGAAGGTAGGAAGCACCGACGGCGGGTATCGAGGGGCAGGAAGCTTTTGGAGGACACGGAAAACACTGCCGGCACACCGCAAGCGCTGCACAATCTGAAAAAAGACAAGGCCTCGATGATGCACGAGCTCGAGATGCTGGGTGTTCGTAAAAACATGGCAAGTAGTGAGATCCGTGACATCGACAACAAAATCGCCAATCTGCACGGTATGCGCCGGATCATCCTGGACAGACTGGCCAACTTGGAGCAGGAGGAAACATTGCTGGAACATGACC TCATGGATGTCGAGACACGGTTAGAAGACGCTCAGGAGCTTGTCGACGAAGCCGAGTCGATTGCGATAAACACACCTACGAAGACCGAGGAAGACCTGGCTGGTGAGGATGACTCTGGTTTCATGTCACAGTCGGTGTACGAGAAGCTCCCAACAACAGCTGGCACACCTGCATCAAAGGCAAAGAAAAGAGTGGTCCGCCGGAAATCGATGCCAATCTTGCACGAGCATTTTGAAGCAGGCACGGCTATTAGGGAAATTCGCGCGCACCAGGATACGATTACGGCTCTCGACTTTGACGCACCCTTCGGAACAATGGTGACTTCGGCCATGGACGACTCGATCAGGGTCTGGGATCTTAATGCTGGACGATGCATCGGTTTGCTGGATGGGCATACGGCCTCAGTTCGCACACTGCAGGTTGACGACAACTTCCTCGCGACCGGTGGCATGGACGCAACGATTCGACTTTGGGACTTGAGCAAGGCACACTACGACCCCCACGGAAGCCAGTACGGAAGGGACGAAGATGAAGATGGCATCGCATTTGAGAACCCCGACGATGGACCGGTTGAGCCTCCTGAAGGAAGCATGAGAGATTGTCACCTCTACACCCTGCAATCCCACGTTGACGAAATCACGGCACTCCACTTCAGAAACGATACGCTCGTGTCCGGCTCGGCAGACAAGACATTGCGACAGTGGGATCTCGAAAAGGGCCGATGCGTTCAGACTCTGGACGTTATGTGGGCTGCAGCGCAGGCATCCGCGTCTCTCGGCAGTGAAAGCTCCTGGAGGCAGACGAACCGGGCACCCGCACAGCAAGCCGATTTCATCGGTGCCCTCCAAATCTTCGAGACTGCTCTTGCGTGCGGTACTGCCGACGGCATGGTTCGGTTGTGGGATTTGCGAAGCGGACAGGTTCACCGAAGCTTAGTGGGACACACAGGACCGGTGACGTGCTTGCAATTCGATGACGTTCACCTTGTGACTGGCAGCATGGACAGGAGCATCAGA ATCTGGGATCTCCGTACAGGATCTATCTACGACGCCTACGCGTACGACAACGCTATCACAAGCATGATGTTTGATGAGCGGAGAATCGTCAGCGCAGCAGGCGAGGACGTTGTGAAGGTGTACGATAAGGTGGAAGGCCGCCAATGGGACTGCGGTGCGGGCATCTCTGATGCCGAGGAGGGCAAGACGCCTGCCGTCGTGGAGCGTGTACGTGTCAAGGACGGCTACCTGGTGGAGGGACGACAGGACGGTATTGTAGGAGTATGGACATGTTAG
- a CDS encoding JmjC domain-containing protein: MSVFDNPALVKECSGAVASIYADVVGHLTADLPRFPRLFESITEGHSLEPVGSEILRVVEGLAFEVLGLCAAAGYSVDLSDYTAAAAPPPPPPPSPLLGGSESVVERLEGEIERTYRRFYDYVYANLPFCWRLLYTELSLLKFSAVVFLHVAKRAARGEKTEKKDKEEESEEEGDDEGKVLDDLVAVLDKALILAGGAGLTRGRRTISRLLGYLDDAAPSSSPRSPLLARFPSSRTFTPPVTRPIRAVDRMSMSAFQAYLDGRSRLDKEAGVGEDVDMGPEPLVLTSLMTGWPALSTRPWSSPGYLVSRTHGGRRLVPVEVGRSYVDEGWTQELIPFRELLARVVASGSPSTAASAATPITTETTTMGSEKGTEKGTTYLAQHELFAQLPRLLNDILTPDHCFTSPPAHPFNKAADKPELDLPLVNAWFGPAGTITPLHTDGYHNLLCQVVGEKYVRLYAPRDSEALCPRGFDGDDDFDADDGNEGEEGGEDGGGKRGRGVKKVDMSNTSAFDVGAVEGWDPDAEGRDPMELEEFRGLRYWDCVLGPGEVLYIPIGWWHYVRSLSVSFSVSFWWNGGHYVGPQGRGDE, encoded by the coding sequence ATGTCCGTCTTTGATAACCCCGCCCTCGTCAAAGAGTGCAGCGGTGCAGTGGCTTCAATCTACGCGGACGTCGTCGGCCACCTCACCGCCGATTTACCCCGGTTTCCGCGACTGTTTGAGAGCATTACCGAAGGACACAGTCTGGAACCCGTTGGTTCGGAGATTTTGAGGGTTGTAGAGGGGCTGGCTTTTGAGGTTCTGGGGCTGTGCGCGGCAGCGGGCTATAGTGTGGATTTGAGCGACTatacagcagcagcagcaccaccaccaccaccgccgccgtcaCCATTGTTAGGAGGATCGGAGTCGGTGGTTGAGCGTCTCGAAGGAGAGATTGAGCGGACCTACCGCCGGTTTTACGACTATGTCTACGCGAACCTGCCGTTTTGTTGGAGGTTGTTGTATACGGAGCTCAGTCTGCTCAAGTTTTCGGCGGTGGTGTTTTTGCATGTTGCCAAGAGGGCGGCGCGGGGCGAGAAGACGGAGAAGAAAGATAAAGAGGAAGAGAGCGAGGAAGAGGGAGACGATGAAGGAAAAGTGCTGGATGATCTCGTCGCCGTGCTAGACAAGGCGCTCATCCTCGCCGGCGGGGCGGGCTTGACGCGCGGGAGGAGGACGATTTCGAGATTACTCGGGTACCTCGACGACGCGGCGCCGTCGTCTTCACCGCGTTCGCCTCTCCTGGCGAGGTTTCCTTCTTCGCGGACGTTTACGCCGCCCGTGACGCGGCCTATTCGTGCCGTGGATCGCATGTCGATGTCGGCGTTTCAAGCGTACCTGGACGGTCGGTCTCGTCTAGACAAGGAGGCAGGTGTGGGCGAAGACGTGGACATGGGGCCGGAGCCGCTGGTCCTGACGTCGCTGATGACGGGGTGGCCTGCGCTCTCTACGAGACCGTGGTCGTCGCCTGGGTACTTGGTGTCGAGGACGCATGGCGGGCGGAGGCTTGTGCCGGTGGAGGTCGGGCGGAGTTACGTCGATGAGGGGTGGACGCAGGAGTTGATTCCGTTCCGGGAGCTGTTGGCGCGCGTGGTTGCGTCTGGGTCTCCGTCGACTGCAGCATCGGCAGCGACGCCAATTACGACGGAGACAACAACAATGGGGTCAGAGAAGGGAACGGAAAAGGGCACGACGTACCTCGCCCAACACGAACTCTTCGCGCAGCTCCCGCGCCTGCTCAACGACATCCTCACGCCGGACCACTGCTTCACCTCGCCGCCGGCGCACCCGTTCAACAAGGCCGCCGACAAGCCGGAGCTCGACCTGCCGTTGGTGAATGCGTGGTTTGGCCCCGCGGGGACGATCACCCCGTTGCATACGGACGGGTATCATAACCTGCTGTGCCAGGTTGTCGGGGAGAAGTACGTGCGGTTATACGCGCCGCGGGATTCGGAGGCGTTGTGTCCGAGGGGGTTCGATGGCGATGACGATTTCGACGCCGACGATGGAaacgaaggagaagaagggggTGAGGATGGAGGTGGAAAGAGAGGTCGGGGGGTGAAGAAGGTGGACATGAGCAACACCAGCGCCTTTGACGTCGGCGCCGTGGAGGGCTGGGACCCGGACGCGGAGGGCCGGGATCCGATGGAGCTCGAGGAGTTCCGGGGGCTGCGGTACTGGGACTGCGTGCTCGGCCCGGGAGAAGTGTTGTATATTCCCATCGGGTGGTGGCATTACGTCCGCAGTCTGAGTGTGAGTTTCAGCGTGAGCTTTTGGTGGAACGGGGGTCATTATGTTGGGCCGCAGGGGAGGGGAGACGAGTGA